The window agaccaacaaagatttacgCAAGGTATAGGCTTTCATGTGCACAGACACTACTTCAGATACGTGGAAAGGGAAGTTAGTagtcccttagggttgccaagtcccctgcgggctctggcaggggacttgctTTGTACACGCAAAGCACgcacagtgtgatgacatcacccagacatGTTGTCATTGTACTGGTGATGTCGctcgccggccgctctaggcgtttctgggcaaactctatggttttcctggacactctagcaatttgggaggttaaactctatggtacctattgtaccctTGCAGCTGAGGAAGACCTGCTCCCCCTATCCTGTCTTCAGCAGAGCATCAGCTGCACTGAGGATGGTGCAGTCTCCCAGGATGGTGCTTTCTCTCAGGATCAGGGAGGAATGAATGAAGAAGGGAGAAAGCAGTTTGTTGCCTCCTGccagtagggttcccaggtctgtgttggaaaatacctggagatcttgggagaggatccaggagaggagagggtttgaggaggggaggggcctcaacacgGTACAATACTATagaatagagtccacccttcgaagcagtttttttctccaggggagctgatctctaccagctggagatcagttgtaaaagcaggagatctccaggtctcacctggaggctggcaaccttacctgccAGCCTACTCCATCctcactgaagaagatgatgatgttattggatttatattgtgccctacactctgaatctcagcaactcagagcagctcacaatctcctttatcttttctgCCCTTTAtcttcctgtgaggtaggtggggctgagagagctctcacagaagctgccctttcaaggacaactctgcgagagctatgactgacccaaggccattccagcagctgtgtgtgggggagtgggaaatcaaacccggttctcccagataagagtcagtacacttatccactacactaaactggctctcagttgttgCTTTGCTGAAGACAGAGTGTGTGTGGGGAGCAGTCTGCTGCTTCCCACCTACCTGCTCTGCTCTCCTTGTACCTGCACAGGACAGAGAAGGTTGGTAGAAGGTGGTAAGCTGCTTTCTCCTTGCCTTGTTCTGCCTGTTCTGACATTCAAGGTTGGCAATGACAGGATTGAGccctaccccccacccctggtttggaCCCTGACAGTTACTTTACCCTGCTGGCTGATGACACTGGCCATGGGGGCAGGACCAGTAGCTCTTGATGGGAGTCATGAAACAATGGCACTGTATTCCTTGTCTGAAAGCTAGTGTAACTGTTTCACCCTAAGTATGTGGGAGTTTGTGAGGTCTCAACTGCATCAGGTAGCACACACAAAATAAATCTAATGCCCAGAGGCATTCTCCCCTTTTTATTGTGTTGATACATTTAGGGATGAATAGCTGAATTGGCATGAGTCTGTTCTcagttgggtagccatgttgggctgaaacaacagtacaaagtttgagttcagtggcacctttaagaccaacaaagtttgattctgggtgtAAGCCTTCTGatgaggtgtgcatgcacacaaaagcttatccccagaatcCAACTTTATACCAAGAATTCAaccctggactcaaacgttgttctcaGACTGAATTTTTTCTGTTGATAGTGAATGAGTTTGAATCAAAGCATAAAACTGTTGTGTTTTTTAGATCAAGCAAATTAAAATATAGTATTTCTGGATATTGACTTCCTGTAAAATTAATTTTCTAAATACCACTTTTTGTTCTGTGAATGAAAGGAGGAGAAACATAATTTGGTGGCAGCATCCTCAGTTTACTCAAAGGAATGGGATGAAATCATTGTGGCAATCTGAGAAGAAAGAGTTCCCTTTGTACAACTTTTTCTGTTGACAAACTGGGAGCAGATCACAGCAGAAAGGATTGGGAATGATCTCATATGGTGTTGGTTCACCACAGAATCCCATGAAAGTCAGATGATAGATAAAAAAATTCCTTTCTGTGCTCAGAGACGGATAAAACTCCCCGCCCTTCTGATTGAAGGATTCTTATCTACCATTTTCACTGTACTTGGTCACACTGACAAAGGAGATCAAGATCTATCTTGATCTTGTAGCTTTTTAACTTTTTCTAGTGTTCCTTTGAAGCTAATGAGGGATTCTTGAGAAGATCAGTCATAGCAGACAAGAATCCCTGAAATATGACTTTCTAACTGCTGTCAGGCAGTGTCTAAAAGGCAGCAGGGAGATTGCTGGAATTTCATGGTATCTGATAATTGTACATAAGTTTAGAGCACTTCTCAGATGATTCAGCAACATGCAGGAGATCCACTGCTAAGGTACTCTGGCCACAAATGCATGTGAAAGAGTTTCATGATGGAAGAAAATTTGAAAACTATTGCTTTCAGTCTGAAGGAGAGGAACTTAAAACATTCTGATGGAATACCTTGCTGAGTACAAATAATAATCAAACTTGCATAGGGGAACTTGtaacttgtgtgggggggaggagaaatagACTTGGTTGACAGCAATCAGTTTTACCTAATTTTCAGAGTAACTGAAGAATTATTTTGTTTAGTTTACTCTCCTAACATCAGAAGTcaatgtgtgtgtaaagtggtTTAAGTTacatccaacttatggtgaccccatagggttttccaggcaagagacaaagagagctggtttgccattgccttcttctgcatagcgaccctggacttccttggtgtctcccatctaagtactaaccaggactggccctgcttagctttcaagatcagaCAAAACTGGGTAAGCCATAGAACTCAACATGAAAATATTCTTCCACTGTAGTGCTGTAAAAGACTCTACTGTATATGGAAATAACTGCTGTCCATTCTGGATGGATGCAAGCTATGCATGAATAGTGGGAAAGCCTGTTAGCAGCTTGTTTATGACTTTGGTGCAGTTTGTGTCTTGTTGGGAGGCTCGTCTTCCACTTTGCAAGCCAAGAatccacccccccacaccccatcccaGCTCTGGAACATGCACTTTATGCCTGGAAGAACAGCTggctccaagaatttcccatttCATCTGTCCTAGCACATCGCTCCTTTAAGCAATGGAGTTAAAATATTATCTTTTAAAGTAATGAACACAGAAATGTTAATAGATATGTAGATTTACCAGAAGGGGTCAAGTGCATGCCATATGCTGCATTTGCTATGAAAATATATGGCTTGAGACCAATACTCCCcctaagctgaggagtcttgtgagcaaaaattctactttgtgagctactgtcactaaagatgtgagctactgcataaattagtttgctctggggccatttttcctgagctaagacaaaaatgtgtgaaatggaggctaaaaaactagctAGCTTAaactaactcaggttagagggaatACTGTTTAGGACTACCTAAACTGTCCCTGGAATAGTGTATTTTACTTATCCTACAAGgcgtttattagatttatattagCTGCTATCAGACTATTAACAGTGGAAGTCCTGCTCCCTCATTGCTGTTCAATAATGTATACTATTGTGCTCCAGTTGAGTAAAGGTTTATTTAGGTGCACACAGATTCTTTGCTTAGCATCATTACCAAATGGTGATTCCTGCTTTGTAGCATTGTGATGGCTTTTTATACTACCCTGTTTATGAAGTGTTTAtgttttacctcccccccccctataaaacagccccccccaaaaaaaaacccccaattttttttaagatcaacaaggagtTACTTTCTCTTGTCAATAATCTACGTGTCATAGCTGAATTACCTGAATCCTGTTTGGATCAGAAATCACTTTGCCTTGTGTCAACTAGTTCTGTTTTTGCAAGAATGCTTCCCTGTTCCACTATCTAACATGGAAAGGAAAATATTAAATTTGGTTTAAGCTAGTGGGCTAGAAATGTCAGTACTGCAAGATTGTAGTGTCACACTGACCCCCAGTCATACTGAGTTTACTCATTGTATGTGCTGATAAACAAAGAAAACATGATTGCTGGTTTATCTATCCTGTATACTTTTATAGTTGTTACTCAGCTGTTTATTGGCAAGATAGCACAGCTGGCTCTCAGTCTGTGTATTAGGTTTTTTTCCTTGAAAGAACAGTTCACTGTCCTAGAgcatcatctcccccccccccttccttttgccCCATTCTGCCTCTTTTGATAGGTCTCTGGGAACAAGTGATAAACTTTAGAATTTTGCTGTTTTTCTTTGCCCAAGAAAGCTATAAAAATGTGAatgaaaaccttttaaaaattggaCAGCAGGATCTTTTGAAAGGAGCATTTGTTGGGCCTTGAAATAGAAGGTTATTTGAAAAGGGCAGATTTATGACTATTTAGTTAATGCAGTCTCAAGCTGATCATGTGTTGGTTGATTTTCATATACTATCCCAGGAAATTCAACTGGAGCTTCTATTGATTCAGCTACTTTCTGAAACTGCTGGGACATTTGGATATTTTGAGAGGTGGTGGTGAGTGCCACCCCAAAATAGCTTCCACAAGAAGTAGAACTGAGCCCAATACTTCCTTGctttgcaaaagaataaaaaaggGGAATAAAAACAAATGAAGAATAGCACTGGTAtggtgagggagggagaaagagattggagaataaaaagaaacaaaggaaactcggggcgggggggggattaAGAGAAGGGGGAAtaaaagaggaggaaggagggccTGAAGGGGAAAGGGAGCCGCAAACCCAATTTAGCAGTCTTCCTCATCCTCCAGTGATTGTGGCTGCTATCGCAATCCTGGAAAGTCCTTTCAGATAAATAAGGGCAGCCAGTAGTAAACCATTCCTTACAATGGCCCCACCCACGTTCTGAAAAGCTCAGTGAACATCAGAGGAAGTGCCTGTAGATGCTATGGTACCTCAGCGGGGAAGCCTGAACTAGGTTTTCTTGGATTGTATTCCCTACATATATAATACATAATTTGACTTCAGGGAAAGAGCAGAATGGCTTAGAACCACTGTCACTTGTTCTTAGAAgtgttctttctctctttctttctctctttcattctttctctctctttctttctctctgtctccctctgtatctctctctctctgtcactctctttgtctctctctctgtatatctctcCTTCTCTGtgaatctctttctttctttctttctttctttctttctttctttctttctttctctctctgtatctctctctctgtatctttctttctttctttctttctttctttctttctttctttctttctttctttctttctttctttctttctttctttctttctttctttctttctttctttctttctttctttctttctctctctctctctctctctctctttctctctctctctctctctctctgtctctctttctctctctctgtctatctctttgTCCCTCATATGTGCCATGCTAGAAAGGGAACATCTGATTCCATATGAACCTTTGCATGCTTTGAGTTCATCTGGTGGAATTCTCCTGAGCAACTCTGCATTCCAAGACTAGACTGAGGGCTACAAGGAGCAAGACCTTCTGTGCAAGTACAGTTAATAACACCCTTGCTGTGGAGTTCCTTTCTAAGGAAACTCCTTAGGCGAGGTGCCATTTCATCTTCAAGGACTAAGGCAAGTTGATGGTGAAAAGGTAAACCAGTGTTCAGGCCATGAGACTGAATGCTTATCTAACCAAAACCaaattccctcctccccaagaaagCTAGCATGACAAGGAAAAGGGTTGGACAGAAACCTTCTACCTGATCTAGTTTTCTGTATTAAGTGGTGTGGGGGGAAGTAGGAGGGATCATTCACTTATATAAACTCCCATGTACGGTATGAAGTGATGTAGCTCAAACCAGGGATATCACCACAGTGAGCATTTTGCTTAAGTCTTTTGATGAGATTCTGTTGAGTCCTGTGATGCTCAATATTATTGTCTCATTTTTTTCTGATGTTTCATTGTTTTCTGTGAATGGATGTTTTGTATTCcttgtatttttatttgtgaTCCCCCATACAAGTATTTGAACTGTGAAAATGTAACTGTAAAGAGTCACAGTATGCAGCCAAGAAAAATGGGACCGCAATCGACGGAAAAGAATCCATAGCTAGCTAGAGGTATTCTTTGGGCCAGAGGTAGCACCTGCACCACCTGTGGAAGAACAGCTCTGTAGCTTCTTGTAgattgcaaataaaaataaaacagtctTTGAGAGATTGGTGGGTATTATATTCAGCATTAATGTTTTTTTTCCTCTCTGACCCTTCAGGAACATGAAATCTCCTGATAAAGCATTCAACAGAAAGAGCTAGTGGATGAAGTGTATCTGCAACAGAAATCTCCTTTGTCCTTGGATCTACTGTGCTGTCATTCTAGTGCCTCTTCTTTTTACTGCCTGAAACCTGACAATTGTGAGACATGTCCATTGCACTCAAGCAAGTTTTTAATAAGGACAAGACTTTTCGCCCCAAGCGGAAATTTGAACCCGGGACTCAGCGGTTTGAGCTCCACAAACGAGCACAAGCCTCACTGAACTCTGGGGTGGACCTGAAAGCAGCTGTGCAGCTGCCCAGTGGAGAAGATCTAAATGACTGGGTAGCTGTTCATGTGGTTGACTTTTTCAACAGAATCAACCTCATCTATGGAACTATCTGTGAATTCTGCACAGAGAGGACCTGCCCTGTGATGTCGGGTGGCCCAAAATATGAATACCGGTGGCAGGATGACTTGAAGTATAAGAAACCTACAGCGCTACCAGCACCCCAGTATATGAATCTTTTGATGGACTGGATTGAGGTTCAAATCAACAATGAGGACATATTCCCTACTAGTGTAGGTAAGTTTACACTTGTGTCTAAAAATGCCTCCAAGAGAGTCATCTTAGAACTTTCTGGACATGAGTTTCTAAACTAGAATTTTAAAATTTGAAATTcctatattttttaattcagTTTATACTATACATTTTTAGCCATCATGGAGTTGTGTTAAAAGGTACTGTTAAACCATAGGCTGTCTGCATACTTTAGCACACCAGCTGTATTGCCGAAATAAAAGAGTACCTATGGCTATACTGTTATTTCTGTGATAATCTGTGAAGTTGTTGTTCTGTAACATCACACAGCCATTCTGTTTACATACTTCAAGGATTGGGAGTTTTATTCTGTTCACATAGGGTAGCTAAACTCTAAAAATGTTAATTGAATGGAGTCTCAAGAAGCCACATATGTTTGTAGATCTCATGAGACGCTAAAGAACAGAAGAGGTTCAGCAGCTCATCTAGTTTGTGAAATGTTTATGGCTTTTTGGTTCATCATCTACATTTGTTGTGTGTGAGTGGCAGCtgcaaaaagatatggaagaagTGGTATACTGACAAATTTGTGAGATTAATATCTGGGAACTTCGTATGTCAGTGATGGATCTTTAATTTTTATGTGTAGATGGGAAATATTTCAAATTCCATGTATTTGTGGCTCGTCCATTTTTTTCTGCTTTCTCTGCTTTTCAGGGACTTCTTTGCTTAAACTGATACTGGGTTTGATTTTAACATTTGatctttggtttggttttttaacaTTTGAAATTTATGTTGGACTTGTTATGAACTAGCCTTATGAACATACCATTTTCATTGAACCAACAAATCTATATCTGAGTTTCCCTTTTGTTTctgaacctcctgggtgggacaGAGACTATTAGAAAAGTGATGGGGGAAGGGAATCATGTTTTTTGGGGACAACCTGAATCTTTTTGTATGGGAGGAATTCCTCCAAATGTCCTGACTTTCAGGAGCTGTAAGGACCAGTATTGCTACGGTCTAGCTACTTAGTCAGAATTAGCCATTGTACCAGTCCTCTTCTCTCATCCCAGTGCCTAGCAACCAAGGCACTCAGTCTCAAGGAAAAAGACCAAGACAGCCTTGGGATGAAAAATCTTCACACAAAAGAGAGCAGTAACCCAGACAGCAACTCAATATGCATTCCCACCGTTTGGCAGGCATGTTGCTAATTGTGTATAATATCCTGATCATCAAACATAAGTAGACCCATTCTTTTGCAAGAGGTGTCCAGAAGAACCATTTGAGTACTGAAAGACAGCATATTGTAAATTATTTGTATTGCTAGTAAGTAGTTGGCCAGTTCATTTTGTTATTAAATCCCTCTGGCATCTTCCTGAGAAAGATGTAGTGGTAATTTACCTGCTGTGGGAGATTGATTCCCTGCTGCCTCTTCCAGATTGTTTAAGTGATTCAGAGTGCACTTCCTAATGTTCTCCCTGTTCCAGAACAAAAATGAAACTAAAGAACAAAGGGATCAATACTTGACCCTCTGCCAGCTTCTCCTCAAGAGTTTACTCTCTATGTATAGACTGCATGGATAATTAGAAAAGGGACTTAATGCATGTGACTGTGATGGGATATATATTCAAAGACAATTGCAGGATGGAACACCTTGGCGAAGAAGCAGCCTGCCTGCTCCAATTAAGGAAAAGTCGAGGATTCGTACCTGTGTACAACTAGGATTGAGTCTCCAGCCTAGGAACTTCCTAAAGAGTTGGAGACAGTACTGGGGGAGGGTGAAGTTTTGGAGGGAGgggagcttgctgggggtggctGATGCTATAGAGTCTTCTCTTCAGAGATGCACATATAAACTTGAGAcaatgccattctaagcagactCCTAAAAGTTCCacagatttagaagggtgtaaatctGCTTAGATGTCATGATTTTCTTTAAGTATGAGGAATATGAGTAAGAGCAGGACTTAGGCTGCTGTATGCTATGGTAACTTAGCACAAATATGTTCGGATTTTTTGCTTTCTGAGAAGTATGAAACAACAGAAGTTGACAATAGAAACATATTCTGTTGAATAGAAGTTGACAATAGAAACATATATGCAGATTCCGAGAGTGAAATTTGTACTTTACAGTTATGTTTATAATGGCTATATTAGCAATACAGAGGTATTTCCCACAATGGACAAAAAATATATGGATTACTTACTTCCTCCTGGAATGTTCATGGAACATGCATGTGGGCAGCCTTCATTTAGGGCTTAATGCTGCTTTCAGAAGAGCTTGAATAATTTAGGGAGGCATGCCCCAGGTTTTTGATACTCAAGATCTCAGCAGTGAGGAATCTCCTCTATATTTATTGGTCGTAATCACatcatttgtttctctttcccttttgGATAAACTCAGCTGTATTCATCCTGCTGGCAACATGGGAATTCTGCAGGTGGCTGGCTTGTTCTTTTTGCAAACACAGCCTGCTTTAGCAACATCAAAGGGCAGAAAGCCACTGTGGGTTTCAGGCATGCATGCAACTGTGTTTCTGCCACTGCCAGAGCCAAGGCGCTGAGCTCAAAGCAAGGGGAAAGTGTTGGCAGGAAGTGGTCCTGCTGTAGCATTGGCATTGGCACAGTGTGCTTtctgaggaaggagagagatTGGCAGGATAAACCTGGCAACTTTTCATAATTTTGAAGCTGAAAAGATTCTTATTTTTCTTGAGGCAGGAGATACAGCATAGAACCTTCCTTGAAGTCACTGGATGAAGATTCCCTGGCATGTATCTACCATTCCACTTAGCAAAATTTGAAGCCTTCCTCTGGCCTAAGGAGCTTTCCTCTAACtttaagtggctcttccttcCACTTAAATTGGCAGGAAGGCTTTGTAGGCTTAGTGGAATGTTGGGTTTGTGCCAGATAATCTTTATCTggtataagaagagccctgctggcagaccagtggtccatctagtccagcatcctggctcacaagtgtggctaaccagttcctctagaagaccagcaacagggcatagagtctgagaccttctcctgatgttacctcgtggcactgggattcagtggttgactgcctctgaatgtggagataacccctcagtcactatggttagtagccactgatagaactATCCTCCAATGAAttgatctaatccccttttaaggctatttattcctgtggccatcactacatcctctgacagcaaattcacattttaatcactttctgtgtaaagaTGTAtttacttcaaaggagactcttTACTGGAATTTCCTCCAGCCTTAGGCTAGATGTATGCCTCTATCTCTGAAGCTCTAGCACCTATGACATATGATTCTATGTCTTCTTGTGCATTTGCACAGATTGCCAGTTGTATAACATGCATTATCAGTTCTTCTGCCTATGCATTTACCTGATTTCCACTGTGCTCATTTGCCTGGCAATACTTCTGGGACATTAGCAAATGTCAAAAACCTGAGGGAAGAGGAATGATTGAATTTAGAGGACTGAGGAAGAAAAGCATAATGAAAGCAGGAAATGAGGAGCTGATGATCCTCTTGTCTACACAAGACAATCCAGGAAGTAAATTATTATGAGTGCACAATATCTAACAATGTGTGGATCTGGCTTTAATGGCAGAAACAGGAGTGCAGCAAGAAATTAAAAGTGCTGACTTAGGGACAGGGCAGCTTTAACTTTTTGGAATGATGGGAGTACCAAGGCAAGAAATTCTAGAGATTCAGGGACTGCAGGCCAGGGAGCTAAGGAGGCTCTTGGTTTTCAGAGCCTGAGGCTCCTGTGTTCCACAGAGGGGAAAATTCAGCTTGGTGAGTGTCTCCCATCTTTAACAGCACTGTCATGAGGAAAGCCAATACCGGTGAGATTCTCTCTTTGGAGCCACTTTTAAAGATACAGGTTCCATCTCTAGAAATACCAAGAGGAAAGGGGGCCTCAGAGATAGTAAAGGCTGaataaaaaataagaaataagCAAGCAGATATTGCAGACAACTTCAAATTTCTCATCCCTGCAGTTTCAAACTGAAACACCTCAATTTTTATTTCACTTTCACTTTGATTTATTTCACAAATCAAAGCTGTGATTCTTTATTCTCATGCAATTTTCTGTTTCCTTCAACCAGATTTTTCCTGTCAAATTGAGACAGTTGATGACATTATTTGTGAGTCAATAAATCATCATTATTAACACCCAGACTACTGTAATATGCCCTATGTGGGGCTGTCCTCAAAGATGGCTTGGAAACTTTAACTGGGTCCAGAATGTTCCCTAGTAATAACAAACAATAAAAATCTGTCTTCTAATAGTGTCACTCTACCTTCCACACCATTTCTTACTGATCTATTTCAAAGGCCCTCCAGGAAAAGTGTATCTTCAAACCCATCCAGAACAGAAGCAGCTGTTCTCAACTTCTAAGAGGCGGAGTTCCAAAGTTGGGGGGTCAACAAGCAAAACAGCCCTTCCTCATCCAGATTGCCACTAACTGAAGTTCTGCTGAAGCTGTTTCCTAGAGGAAGGCTCCAAGGGTTAATTGTTACTAGCGGAGGCAGTTCTTTTGGTTACAGGTCTAAGTTatcagggctttaaagatcaaaaaCAGCACCAGGTATTGTGGCTAGAAATAAACTGGAAGCCAGGCTAGATTGTGTAGCATTAGCTTAATATGGTTCCTTTGGCAGCTGCTGATGCATTCTCTCATCTCTActtaacacccccccacacagctTTCCCAATATTATGTCTACCTTGGGCAGCAATGGAAGTACCAATGAAACACGGCTTGACCTACGTCCATTTTTCCTTCCATGTTGGTAGGAACTTGTTTCCACTTTTGAGAGGTTGGAAGCAGGAAAGCCAGTGAGTAGCCTGAGGCTTAGAAAAACCTTTCGCTGGGACCAGACAGGTCTTAATGGTAAGTTTAGGCTTCTGGGTTGTTATCAAGTGTGTAGTTATTAACAGTGGATTTAATTTATGCTTTATGCCTTTTCAGTACAGTGCCACTTGTATTTGATTCCTCTAGAAGAAGCACACTTTTTTCATTTAGTGGATTTGAGCTTCAAGTTCCATTAGCAAATGAATTGCTCAAGAAAAGCTGGGGTACAATGGCTGTCTGAAGAATCTATAGCTGTTTTTCTGGGTTAATCTTATTAAATCCACCCTCTTTAATTTTATATGCATCCATGCAAAGTATTTAGAGAAGGATTTTAAGAAATGTGGTTCAGCAGGGTTTTTGTTAAAGAGCTAGTTGTAAAGGGATATAAAATTATTTCAGGATTATGAATCTCTTTGGATAAATAGTTTGCTCCTCCCACCCAaataagtaatttttttaaaaaaataagaatttGTATTAAAAATGCCACTATGTGCTTacagttcttttctttttttaaaaaaaatcctagtaCAATAAgttagtaagagccctgtggtgcagagtggtaaagctgcagtactgcagtctgaactctctgctcacgacctgagttcgatcctggtggaagctggtttcaggtagccggctcaggttgattcagccttccatccttccgaggtcggtaaaatgactacccagctt is drawn from Heteronotia binoei isolate CCM8104 ecotype False Entrance Well chromosome 4, APGP_CSIRO_Hbin_v1, whole genome shotgun sequence and contains these coding sequences:
- the MOB3B gene encoding MOB kinase activator 3B isoform X1; translation: MSIALKQVFNKDKTFRPKRKFEPGTQRFELHKRAQASLNSGVDLKAAVQLPSGEDLNDWVAVHVVDFFNRINLIYGTICEFCTERTCPVMSGGPKYEYRWQDDLKYKKPTALPAPQYMNLLMDWIEVQINNEDIFPTSVGVPFPKNFLQICKKILCRLFRVFVHVYIHHFDRIIIMGAEAHVNTCYKHFYYFVTELNVIDRKELEPLKEMTARMCH
- the MOB3B gene encoding MOB kinase activator 3B isoform X2, encoding MSIALKQVFNKDKTFRPKRKFEPGTQRFELHKRAQASLNSGVDLKAAVQLPSGEDLNDWVAVHVVDFFNRINLIYGTICEFCTERTCPVMSGGPKYEYRWQDDLKYKKPTALPAPQYMNLLMDWIEVQINNEDIFPTSEYLSQRTSSKSARKFCAGSSECSFTSTFITLTASSLWGPRLTSTPVTSTFIIL